One part of the Marinobacter sp. M3C genome encodes these proteins:
- the rpsI gene encoding 30S ribosomal protein S9 translates to MSVAQNYGTGRRKTSTARVFIKPGSGSISINGRTIEEFFGRETLRMIVRQPLVVAESVDRFDINVTVKGGGISGQAGAIRHGLTRALMEYDETLRPAMRKAGYVTRDAREVERKKVGLRKARKRPQFSKR, encoded by the coding sequence ATGTCTGTAGCACAAAATTACGGTACCGGTCGCCGCAAAACCTCAACGGCTCGTGTTTTTATCAAGCCTGGAAGCGGTAGTATTTCCATCAACGGTCGCACCATCGAAGAATTCTTCGGTCGCGAAACCTTGCGTATGATCGTGCGTCAGCCTTTGGTTGTTGCCGAGTCTGTGGATCGTTTTGATATCAACGTCACGGTAAAAGGCGGTGGTATCAGTGGTCAGGCCGGCGCTATTCGCCACGGTCTGACACGCGCTCTGATGGAATACGACGAAACATTGCGTCCAGCCATGCGCAAAGCGGGTTATGTAACCCGTGATGCCCGTGAAGTTGAGCGTAAGAAAGTGGGTCTGCGTAAGGCGCGTAAGCGTCCTCAGTTCTCCAAGCGTTAA
- a CDS encoding cytochrome bc complex cytochrome b subunit, which produces MSKLVQWVDERLPIVEAWNKHLAKYYAPKNFNFWYFFGFLAMVVLVNQLVTGIWLTMSYNPSGEGAFASVEYIMRDVQWGWLLRYLHSTGASAFFIVVYLHMFRGLLYGSYQKPRELIWLFGMLIYLVLMAEAFMGYLLPWGQMSYWGAQVIVNLFGAIPVIGEDLSLWIRGDYLISGITLNRFFALHVVALPIVLLGLVVLHILALHEVGSNNPDGIDIKKNKDENGIPKDGIPFHPYYTVHDLMGVGVFLFIFFIVVFFFPEMGGLFLEAPNFEPANPLKTPAHIAPVWYFTPFYAMLRAVTVDLLGLSAKFWGVVVMGGAIAILFVVPWLDRSPVRSMRYKGWMSRVALAVFVISFVILGYLGLVPTTEGRTIAAQILTVCYFLFFILMPFYTRMEKTKPVPERVTG; this is translated from the coding sequence ATGTCAAAGCTAGTGCAGTGGGTAGATGAACGTCTCCCAATTGTTGAAGCCTGGAACAAACACCTGGCGAAATATTACGCGCCGAAGAACTTCAACTTTTGGTACTTCTTCGGTTTTTTGGCCATGGTGGTGTTGGTTAATCAGCTCGTTACCGGTATTTGGCTGACCATGAGTTACAATCCCTCCGGCGAAGGCGCTTTTGCCTCGGTGGAATACATCATGCGTGATGTACAGTGGGGCTGGCTGTTGCGTTATCTGCACTCTACCGGCGCTTCCGCGTTTTTCATTGTTGTCTACCTGCACATGTTCCGCGGTCTTTTGTATGGCTCGTACCAGAAGCCCCGTGAGCTGATCTGGCTGTTTGGCATGCTGATTTACTTGGTGCTGATGGCTGAAGCCTTCATGGGATACTTGCTTCCTTGGGGACAGATGTCCTATTGGGGCGCGCAGGTTATCGTGAACCTGTTTGGTGCTATTCCGGTGATTGGTGAAGACTTGTCGCTGTGGATTCGTGGTGATTACCTGATCTCTGGTATTACCTTGAACCGCTTCTTCGCTCTGCACGTTGTGGCCCTGCCTATCGTTTTGCTTGGACTAGTAGTGCTGCACATCCTGGCACTGCACGAAGTGGGTTCGAACAACCCTGATGGCATCGACATCAAGAAGAACAAAGACGAAAATGGCATTCCGAAAGACGGTATTCCGTTCCACCCGTACTACACCGTGCATGATTTGATGGGTGTAGGCGTATTTCTGTTCATTTTCTTTATTGTGGTGTTCTTCTTCCCTGAAATGGGCGGTCTATTCCTCGAAGCGCCGAACTTTGAGCCTGCCAATCCGTTGAAAACGCCTGCGCACATTGCTCCGGTATGGTACTTCACGCCATTTTACGCGATGTTGCGTGCGGTAACCGTTGACTTACTGGGGCTGTCTGCAAAGTTTTGGGGCGTAGTGGTGATGGGTGGTGCAATCGCCATACTGTTTGTTGTGCCTTGGCTGGACCGTAGCCCGGTTCGTTCCATGCGTTATAAAGGCTGGATGAGCCGTGTGGCGTTGGCTGTTTTTGTCATCAGCTTCGTTATTCTGGGTTATCTTGGCCTGGTACCGACGACTGAAGGCCGTACCATAGCCGCTCAGATTCTGACCGTGTGTTACTTCCTTTTCTTCATTCTTATGCCGTTCTATACGCGCATGGAGAAAACCAAGCCAGTTCCAGAGAGGGTGACAGGATAA
- a CDS encoding cytochrome c1: MKKLILGLFMVILPALGLAAGGAVPLDHIKTDHTDKASLQRGVAMFTNYCMGCHSMEYARYKRVADDLEIPVDLYTENLIFTGANIGELMKNAMNKDMAAGWFGAPPPDLTLETRLRGESWVYSYLRGFYKDDSRPLGVNNVVFANVGMPHVLVELQGLCAVKPNIGVEASVEPLSGNVNNADICPSYATKGSMSSAEFDSAIYDLTNFMSYMADPVKVERERLGVFVLIFVAIFFVFAYLLNREYWKDIH; encoded by the coding sequence ATGAAAAAGCTGATTCTTGGTCTTTTCATGGTCATCCTGCCGGCACTTGGGCTGGCAGCGGGTGGCGCCGTGCCACTGGACCACATCAAAACCGATCACACCGATAAAGCGTCATTGCAGCGCGGTGTGGCAATGTTCACTAACTATTGCATGGGCTGTCATTCCATGGAATACGCCCGCTACAAACGCGTGGCGGACGATCTGGAAATTCCGGTTGATCTGTACACGGAAAATCTAATTTTCACCGGTGCAAATATCGGTGAACTGATGAAAAACGCTATGAACAAGGATATGGCCGCTGGCTGGTTTGGTGCGCCGCCTCCGGATCTGACGTTGGAAACTCGCCTGCGTGGTGAGAGCTGGGTATATTCTTATCTGCGTGGGTTTTACAAAGACGACAGCCGCCCGCTAGGCGTAAACAACGTGGTATTCGCCAACGTGGGTATGCCCCACGTATTGGTTGAGCTACAGGGTTTGTGCGCGGTCAAGCCAAATATTGGCGTGGAAGCGTCGGTTGAGCCGCTCAGTGGTAATGTCAATAACGCAGACATCTGCCCCAGCTATGCCACCAAGGGCAGTATGTCGTCGGCAGAGTTTGACAGCGCCATATATGACCTGACCAATTTCATGTCTTACATGGCAGATCCGGTTAAGGTTGAGCGTGAACGCCTTGGTGTTTTTGTGCTGATTTTCGTCGCGATTTTCTTTGTGTTCGCCTACCTGCTCAACCGCGAGTACTGGAAGGATATACACTGA
- the rplM gene encoding 50S ribosomal protein L13, which yields MKTLSAKPETVKRDWYVVDAAGKTLGRLSTEIALRLRGKHKPEYTPHVDTGDYIIVINASQVRVTGKKASDKMYYSHTGFPGGIKSISFEKLIEKAPEQIIQKSVKGMLPKGPLGRAMFLKLKTYAGAEHPHAAQQPKELDI from the coding sequence ATGAAGACTCTGAGTGCGAAACCAGAAACTGTAAAACGTGACTGGTACGTTGTAGACGCAGCCGGCAAGACGCTGGGTCGTCTTTCAACCGAAATCGCCCTTCGTCTGCGGGGCAAGCATAAGCCTGAGTACACCCCCCATGTAGACACTGGCGATTATATTATTGTTATCAACGCCAGCCAAGTGCGGGTTACCGGCAAAAAGGCATCTGACAAGATGTACTACAGCCATACCGGCTTTCCGGGTGGAATCAAGTCCATCAGCTTTGAGAAGTTGATCGAAAAGGCCCCTGAGCAAATCATCCAGAAGTCTGTCAAAGGCATGCTTCCGAAGGGTCCGCTTGGTCGCGCCATGTTCCTGAAGCTGAAAACCTATGCCGGCGCTGAGCATCCTCACGCAGCCCAGCAGCCCAAAGAACTCGACATTTAA
- the petA gene encoding ubiquinol-cytochrome c reductase iron-sulfur subunit: MKNGDVSHGRRRFLVGATAAVGGVGIVGAAVPFVASWNPSAKAEAAGAPVTVNIEKVEPGQQITVAWRGKPVWIIRRTQEMLDNIEKLSDQVKDPQSESEQQPAYAQDVFRSIKPEIAVLVGLCTHLGCVPTYRPELAPSDLGKEWLGGLFCPCHGSRYDLAGRVYDAQPAPLNLEVPPYRYDDDTTITLGLDPEVA; this comes from the coding sequence ATGAAAAATGGCGACGTGAGCCATGGTCGGCGTCGGTTTTTAGTCGGTGCTACGGCTGCGGTCGGCGGGGTTGGGATTGTTGGTGCTGCAGTGCCCTTCGTGGCGTCCTGGAATCCCAGTGCCAAAGCGGAAGCTGCGGGCGCACCGGTAACTGTCAATATTGAAAAAGTTGAGCCGGGTCAGCAGATCACTGTGGCGTGGCGGGGTAAACCGGTGTGGATTATCCGTCGTACACAAGAGATGCTGGATAATATTGAAAAGCTCAGCGACCAGGTGAAAGATCCCCAGTCGGAGTCTGAACAGCAACCGGCATACGCCCAGGACGTTTTTCGTTCAATAAAACCAGAGATCGCTGTTCTGGTGGGCTTGTGTACCCATTTGGGTTGTGTACCGACGTATCGGCCCGAGTTAGCTCCGTCCGATCTGGGTAAAGAGTGGTTGGGCGGTTTGTTTTGCCCCTGTCACGGCTCCCGCTACGACTTGGCCGGCCGCGTTTACGATGCGCAGCCTGCACCCCTGAACCTTGAGGTTCCGCCTTATCGGTACGATGACGACACGACCATTACCCTTGGTCTTGATCCGGAGGTTGCGTAA